Proteins encoded by one window of Burkholderia plantarii:
- a CDS encoding MarR family winged helix-turn-helix transcriptional regulator yields MKSLNLPPLALSVPTDESGASLGHLLTLTHARLMHRITQLTLDEFGVTGMQGKVLFLLASGSCTTAADLARYWNIDAGAITRVLDRIEKHGLLQRVRASEDRRVVRLVTTEAGAVIAEAMPRLLNSVIDEALDGLVEEERQALKRMLLRILDNGV; encoded by the coding sequence ATGAAATCGCTGAATTTGCCGCCGCTGGCGCTGTCGGTGCCGACCGATGAGTCCGGTGCAAGCCTCGGGCATCTGCTGACGCTGACCCATGCGCGGCTGATGCATCGCATCACGCAGCTCACGCTGGACGAGTTCGGCGTGACGGGCATGCAGGGCAAGGTGCTGTTCCTGCTCGCCAGCGGCAGCTGCACGACGGCGGCCGATCTGGCGCGCTACTGGAACATCGATGCGGGCGCGATCACGCGCGTGCTCGACCGGATCGAAAAGCACGGCCTGCTGCAGCGGGTTCGCGCCAGCGAGGACCGGCGCGTGGTGCGGCTCGTGACGACCGAGGCGGGCGCCGTGATCGCCGAGGCGATGCCGAGACTGCTCAACTCGGTGATCGACGAAGCGCTTGACGGCCTCGTCGAGGAAGAGCGGCAGGCACTGAAGCGGATGTTGTTGCGGATTCTGGACAACGGCGTTTGA
- a CDS encoding MarR family winged helix-turn-helix transcriptional regulator: protein MHSEPSDTDVCFAIRQAARQVSRFYERYLSQAGLTPSQFCILRSLEPEVGATMAELARATSTDRTTLVRALKPLLRAALVEQAHDKGQRQRIALTLAGRRRLAEALRCWRTAQAAFERRFGARRTDALYRELASVSRDLLSDGAAA from the coding sequence ATGCACAGCGAGCCCTCCGATACCGACGTCTGTTTCGCGATTCGCCAGGCCGCGCGGCAGGTGTCGCGCTTCTACGAACGCTACCTGTCGCAGGCGGGCCTGACGCCGTCGCAGTTCTGCATCCTGCGCTCGCTGGAGCCGGAAGTCGGGGCGACGATGGCCGAGCTCGCGCGTGCCACCTCGACGGACCGCACGACGCTGGTGCGTGCGCTCAAGCCGCTGCTGCGCGCCGCGCTGGTCGAGCAGGCACATGACAAGGGCCAGCGTCAGCGCATCGCGCTGACGCTGGCCGGGCGGCGCCGGCTCGCCGAGGCATTGCGGTGCTGGCGCACCGCGCAGGCCGCGTTCGAGCGGCGTTTCGGGGCACGTCGCACCGATGCGCTGTATCGCGAGCTGGCAAGCGTGTCGCGCGATCTGCTGTCGGACGGCGCCGCGGCGTGA
- a CDS encoding LysR family transcriptional regulator, whose amino-acid sequence MEYIDSLRIFCSVVEARGFTRAADMLGLSTPVVSRAIASLEKRLGVRLFHRTTRQISLTEAAEQFYEGCVRVIADLDALEEGASTQAREPTGVLRVISHATATMHRLMALIASYKEKYPKVSIDVTLAERPVDLVAEGYDVGLLLPFMLTSDTVVTRLVELIPFELVASPDYLARHSVPTHPAEIADHLVVAFSTSIRKPEMRFRVDDELLVVPFRYEIESNNAPFNLDMVLRGFGIGMLPSSGVREHLEAGRLVSVLPGFPLVDMGAEIRLAYSSRTLMPAKVRSFIDHTITFFENAPSPGAR is encoded by the coding sequence ATGGAATACATCGATAGCCTGCGTATCTTCTGTTCGGTCGTCGAGGCGCGCGGCTTCACACGCGCCGCGGACATGCTGGGCCTGTCCACGCCGGTCGTGTCGCGCGCGATCGCCTCGCTCGAGAAGCGGCTCGGCGTGCGGCTGTTCCATCGCACCACGCGCCAGATTTCGCTGACCGAGGCGGCCGAGCAGTTCTACGAAGGCTGCGTGCGCGTGATCGCCGATCTCGACGCGCTCGAGGAAGGCGCCTCCACGCAAGCGCGCGAGCCCACCGGCGTGCTGCGCGTGATCTCGCACGCGACCGCCACCATGCACCGCCTGATGGCGCTGATCGCAAGCTACAAGGAAAAATATCCGAAGGTGAGCATCGACGTGACGCTGGCCGAGCGCCCCGTCGATCTGGTGGCGGAAGGCTACGACGTGGGCCTGCTGCTGCCGTTCATGCTGACCTCGGATACGGTCGTCACGCGGCTGGTGGAACTGATCCCGTTCGAGCTCGTCGCCTCGCCTGACTACCTCGCGCGCCACTCGGTGCCGACCCATCCGGCAGAGATCGCCGACCACCTGGTGGTGGCGTTTTCGACCTCGATCCGCAAGCCGGAGATGCGCTTTCGCGTGGATGACGAACTGCTCGTGGTGCCGTTCCGCTACGAGATCGAATCGAACAACGCGCCGTTCAACCTCGACATGGTGCTGCGCGGCTTCGGGATCGGCATGCTGCCGAGTTCGGGCGTGCGCGAGCATCTCGAAGCGGGCCGGCTGGTGTCGGTGCTGCCCGGCTTCCCGCTCGTCGACATGGGCGCCGAGATCCGCCTCGCCTACAGCTCGCGCACGCTGATGCCGGCCAAGGTGCGCAGCTTCATCGATCACACGATCACGTTCTTCGAGAACGCGCCGTCGCCGGGCGCGCGCTGA
- a CDS encoding single-stranded DNA-binding protein, which translates to MASVNKVILVGNLGADPEVRYLPSGDAVANIRLATTDRYKDKASGDFKEMTEWHRVAFFGRLAEIVNEYLKKGSSVYIEGRLRTRKWQGQDGQDRYSTEIVADQMQMLGGRGGAGGGGGGDEGYGGGGGGGYGGGGGGGRGGDMERGGGGGRAAGGGGASRGGSGGGGSSRPSQPAGGGFDEMDDDIPF; encoded by the coding sequence ATGGCATCCGTCAACAAGGTCATTCTCGTCGGCAATCTGGGCGCCGACCCCGAAGTGCGCTACCTGCCAAGCGGCGACGCGGTGGCGAACATCCGCCTCGCGACGACCGATCGCTACAAGGACAAGGCGAGCGGCGATTTCAAGGAAATGACCGAGTGGCACCGCGTGGCGTTCTTCGGCCGGCTGGCCGAGATCGTCAACGAGTACCTGAAGAAGGGCTCGTCGGTGTACATCGAAGGGCGCCTGCGCACGCGCAAGTGGCAGGGCCAGGACGGCCAGGACCGTTACTCGACCGAAATCGTCGCGGACCAGATGCAGATGCTGGGCGGCCGTGGCGGCGCGGGCGGCGGCGGTGGTGGTGATGAAGGTTATGGCGGTGGTGGTGGCGGCGGCTATGGTGGTGGTGGTGGTGGCGGCCGCGGCGGCGACATGGAGCGTGGTGGCGGCGGTGGCCGTGCTGCCGGTGGTGGCGGTGCTTCACGCGGTGGTAGCGGCGGCGGCGGTTCGAGCCGCCCGAGCCAGCCGGCCGGTGGCGGGTTCGACGAGATGGATGACGATATTCCTTTCTAG
- a CDS encoding MFS transporter: MSNPSASPVRMSAPELRATASLAAIFALRMLGLFMIMPVFSVYAKTIPGGDNVLLVGIALGAYGVTQSLFYIFYGWASDRFGRKPVIAFGLLVFALGAFIAAFAHDITWIIVGRVVQGMGAVSSAVLAFIADLTSEQNRTKAMAMVGGSIGVSFAVAIVGAPIVFHWVGMSGLFWIVGVLSILAIGVVIWIVPDAPKSAHVKAPFAEVLRNVELLRLNFGVLVLHATQTALFLVVPRLLVDGGLPVASHWKVYLPVMGLAFVAMVPAIIVAEKRGKMKPVLLGGIAAILIGQLLLGSTPHTIVIVAAVLFVYFLGFNILEASQPSLVSKLAPGSRKGAATGVYNTTQSIGLALGGVVGGWLLKTGGANEVFYACSALVAVWLIIAASMKRPPRKA; the protein is encoded by the coding sequence ATGTCCAATCCGTCCGCTTCACCCGTCCGCATGAGTGCGCCTGAGTTACGCGCGACCGCGTCGCTCGCGGCGATCTTCGCGCTGCGCATGCTGGGCCTGTTCATGATCATGCCGGTGTTTTCCGTCTATGCGAAAACGATCCCCGGCGGCGACAACGTGCTGCTCGTCGGCATCGCGCTCGGCGCCTACGGCGTCACCCAATCGCTGTTCTACATCTTCTACGGCTGGGCCTCCGACCGCTTCGGCCGCAAGCCCGTGATCGCGTTCGGGCTGCTGGTGTTCGCGCTCGGCGCGTTCATCGCCGCGTTCGCGCACGACATCACCTGGATCATCGTCGGGCGTGTCGTGCAGGGAATGGGGGCGGTATCGTCGGCGGTGCTCGCGTTCATCGCCGACCTGACCTCCGAGCAGAATCGCACCAAGGCGATGGCGATGGTAGGCGGCTCGATCGGCGTGTCGTTCGCGGTGGCGATCGTGGGCGCGCCGATCGTGTTCCACTGGGTGGGGATGAGCGGCCTGTTCTGGATCGTCGGCGTGCTGTCGATCCTCGCGATCGGCGTGGTGATCTGGATCGTTCCCGACGCGCCGAAATCGGCCCATGTGAAGGCACCGTTCGCCGAGGTGTTGCGCAACGTCGAACTGCTGCGCCTGAATTTCGGCGTGCTGGTGCTGCATGCCACGCAGACCGCGCTGTTCCTCGTGGTGCCGCGCCTGCTGGTGGACGGCGGGCTGCCCGTGGCGTCGCACTGGAAGGTGTACCTGCCGGTGATGGGGCTCGCGTTCGTCGCGATGGTGCCGGCCATCATCGTCGCGGAGAAGCGCGGGAAGATGAAGCCGGTGCTGCTCGGCGGCATCGCCGCTATCCTGATCGGCCAATTGCTGCTCGGCTCGACGCCGCATACGATTGTGATCGTCGCGGCCGTGCTGTTCGTCTACTTCCTCGGTTTCAACATTCTCGAGGCCTCGCAGCCGTCGCTGGTGTCGAAGCTCGCGCCGGGCTCGCGCAAGGGCGCGGCCACCGGCGTCTACAACACCACGCAGTCGATCGGCCTCGCGCTGGGCGGCGTGGTGGGCGGCTGGCTGCTGAAGACGGGCGGCGCGAACGAGGTTTTCTACGCCTGTTCGGCGCTCGTGGCGGTCTGGCTTATAATCGCCGCCAGCATGAAACGGCCGCCGCGCAAGGCCTGA